In Hevea brasiliensis isolate MT/VB/25A 57/8 chromosome 13, ASM3005281v1, whole genome shotgun sequence, a single genomic region encodes these proteins:
- the LOC131171783 gene encoding alkane hydroxylase MAH1-like — protein sequence MNMFGSTLIIAAFLSIVFILLLLWLSRWNRKSSYAIIDWPVFGMIPALLCNLSHIHDFVTFILQQNKGTFLFKGPWFFGMDFLLISDPMNVHYVLSKNFPNYPKGPEFREIFEPLGDGIFNSDSDSWSVQRRIFHSLLVKNKRFDLAVEITLRQKILNGLFPLLENVSQVDMQDVFQRFTFDNICRLVLGFDPNSLSIEFPEIAYQKAFDDIEEVIIYRHALPASIWKLQRWLQIGNEKKFKKSWKIFDDFLEQCIIRKREQVSQSCKDQMEGEAFDLLTYFLAEDNDFAKVAAESGILTKSNKFLRDMAFNLLVAGRDTIGAGLVWLFWLVGTHPFVEQKILEEIKANLGAKASEKWRVFSIEEGRKLVYLHAVICEVLRLYPPVPFEHKVAIEEDIFPSGHNVPRNMRILFSFYAMGRMEEIWGKDCLEFKPERWISEGGRIKHVPSYKFVAFNAGPRSCIGKELAFLQMKAIAASVIWNYSLQVVENHSVSPNVSILLYMKRGLKVRVLKRFAP from the coding sequence ATGAACATGTTCGGGTCTACACTGATAATAGCAGCATTTCTCTCCATTGtttttattcttcttcttctatggCTTTCGAGGTGGAATAGAAAAAGTAGCTATGCAATCATCGATTGGCCTGTTTTCGGGATGATTCCTGCTCTTCTGTGCAACTTGTCTCATATCCATGATTTTGTCACTTTTATTCTTCAACAAAATAAAGGCACTTTTCTGTTCAAAGGACCTTGGTTCTTTGGCATGGATTTTTTGTTGATTAGCGATCCCATGAACGTCCATTATGTTCTGAGCAAGAACTTCCCCAACTATCCCAAGGGCCCTGAGTTCAGAGAGATTTTTGAACCTCTGGGAGATGGAATTTTCAATTCTGATTCTGATAGCTGGAGTGTTCAGAGGAGAATATTTCACTCTTTATTAGTCAAGAACAAGAGGTTCGATTTGGCTGTAGAGATCACTTTGAGGCAAAAGATCTTAAATGGCTTATTTCCACTTCTGGAAAATGTTTCACAAGTAGACATGCAAGATGTGTTTCAGCGATTCACGTTTGATAATATCTGCCGGTTGGTTTTAGGCTTTGACCCAAATTCCCTTTCTATTGAATTCCCTGAAATTGCTTATCAGAAAGCTTTTGATGATATAGAGGAGGTCATCATTTACCGGCATGCATTGCCTGCAAGCATTTGGAAGTTGCAAAGATGGCTTCAGATTGGGAATGAGAAGAAGTTCAAGAAATCTTGGAAGATTTTTGATGATTTTTTGGAGCAATGTATTATAAGAAAGCGAGAGCAAGTAAGCCAAAGCTGCAAAGATCAAATGGAAGGAGAGGCTTTCGACTTGTTAACATACTTTCTGGCAGAAGATAATGATTTTGCAAAAGTAGCAGCAGAAAGTGGCATTCTGACTAAATCAAACAAGTTTCTAAGAGACATGGCATTTAATCTCTTGGTAGCTGGGAGAGACACCATAGGTGCTGGTCTTGTCTGGCTCTTCTGGCTTGTCGGAACTCACCCATTTGTAGAGCAAAAGATTTTGGAAGAGATCAAAGCAAATTTAGGTGCAAAAGCAAGTGAAAAATGGAGGGTTTTCAGTATTGAAGAGGGAAGGAAACTAGTTTATCTCCATGCAGTTATATGTGAGGTTTTGAGGCTGTATCCACCAGTACCTTTCGAACACAAAGTGGCAATTGAAGAAGATATTTTTCCAAGTGGACATAATGTTCCTAGAAATATGAGGATTCTGTTCTCTTTCTACGCAATGGGCAGGATGGAAGAAATATGGGGTAAAGATTGCTTGGAATTCAAACCAGAGAGGTGGATTTCAGAGGGAGGAAGAATCAAACATGTGCCGTCTTACAAGTTCGTAGCATTCAATGCAGGACCCAGGAGTTGCATAGGTAAGGAGTTGGCATTCCTACAAATGAAAGCGATTGCTGCTTCTGTTATATGGAATTATTCTCTTCAAGTGGTTGAAAACCATTCTGTTAGTCCAAATGTTTCTATATTACTTTATATGAAAAGGGGTTTGAAGGTTAGGGTTTTAAAGAGATTTGCTCCTTGA
- the LOC110653150 gene encoding alkane hydroxylase MAH1-like — MFRSAVIIEAFLSIVFILPLLWLSWWNRRSSHILLNWPVFGRIPALLCSFSNFHDFATIVLQKREGTSLFKGPWFSGMDFLVTSDPRNVHYVLSKNFLNYPKGPEFKENFEPLGDGIFNSDSDSWSIQRRIFHSLLIKNKRFDLAVEITLKQKILNDLFPILENFSQVDIQEVFQRFTFDNICELNLGFDPNSLSIEFAQIAYQKAFDDIEEVIIYRHALPGSIWKLQRWLQNGKEKRLKKAWKIFDDFLEQCITRKREQVGQSCRDQMEGEGFDLLTYFLAEDNDFAEVSAESGILTKSNKFLRDMAFNLLVAGRDTIGAGLVWLFWLAGTHPFEEQKILDEIKANLGAKTSEKWRVFSIEEGRKLVYLHAVICEVLRLYPPVPFEHKVAIEEDTFPSGHNVPRNMRILFSFYAMGRMEEIWGKDFLEFKPERWISEGGRIKHVPSYKFVAFNEGPKSCIGKESAFLQMKAIVASVIWNYSLQVVENHPVSPNVSILLYMKRGLKVRVFKRFAP, encoded by the coding sequence ATGTTCCGGTCTGCAGTGATAATCGAAGCATTTCTCTCCATTGTTTTTATTCTTCCTCTTCTATGGCTTTCGTGGTGGAATAGAAGAAGTAGCCATATACTCCTCAATTGGCCTGTTTTTGGGCGGATTCCAGCTCTTCTTTGCAGCTTCTCAAATTTCCATGATTTTGCCACTATTGTTCTCCAAAAAAGAGAAGGCACGTCGCTGTTTAAAGGACCTTGGTTTAGTGGCATGGATTTTTTGGTGACTAGTGATCCCAGAAACGTCCATTACGTTTTGAGCAAGAACTTCCTCAACTATCCCAAGGGTCCTGAGTTCAAAGAGAATTTTGAACCTCTGGGAGATGGGATTTTCAATTCTGATTCTGATAGCTGGAGTATTCAGAGAAGAATATTTCACTCATTATTAATCAAGAACAAGAGGTTCGATTTGGCTGTAGAGATCACTTTGAAGCAAAAGATCTTAAATGACTTATTTCCAATTCTGGAAAATTTTTCACAAGTAGACATACAAGAAGTGTTTCAGCGATTCACGTTTGATAATATCTGCGAGTTGAATTTAGGCTTCGACCCAAATTCCCTTTCTATTGAATTCGCTCAAATTGCTTATCAAAAAGCTTTTGATGATATAGAGGAGGTCATCATTTACCGGCATGCATTGCCCGGAAGCATTTGGAAGTTGCAAAGATGGCTTCAGAATGGGAAAGAGAAGAGGTTAAAGAAAGCTTGGAAGATTTTTGATGATTTTTTGGAGCAATGTATTACAAGAAAGCGAGAGCAAGTAGGCCAAAGCTGCAGAGATCAAATGGAAGGAGAGGGTTTCGACTTGTTAACATACTTTCTGGCAGAAGATAATGATTTTGCAGAAGTATCAGCAGAAAGTGGCATTCTGACTAAATCAAACAAGTTTCTAAGAGATATGGCATTTAATCTCCTTGTAGCTGGGAGAGACACCATAGGTGCTGGTCTTGTCTGGCTCTTCTGGCTTGCCGGAACCCACCCATTTGAAGAGCAAAAGATTTTGGACGAGATCAAAGCAAATTTAGGAGCAAAAACAAGTGAAAAATGGAGGGTTTTCAGTATTGAAGAGGGAAGGAAACTAGTTTATCTCCATGCAGTTATATGTGAAGTTTTGAGGCTGTATCCACCAGTACCTTTCGAACACAAAGTGGCAATTGAAGAAGATACTTTTCCAAGTGGACATAATGTTCCTAGAAATATGAGGATTTTATTCTCTTTCTACGCAATGGGCAGGATGGAAGAAATATGGGGTAAAGATTTCTTGGAATTCAAACCAGAGAGGTGGATTTCAGAGGGAGGAAGAATCAAACACGTGCCCTCTTACAAGTTCGTAGCATTCAATGAAGGACCTAAGAGTTGCATAGGTAAGGAGTCGGCATTCCTACAAATGAAAGCGATTGTTGCTTCTGTTATATGGAATTATTCTCTTCAAGTGGTTGAAAACCATCCTGTTAGTCCAAATGTTTCTATATTACTTTATATGAAAAGGGGTTTGAAGGTTAGGGTTTTTAAGAGATTTGCTCCTTGA